One stretch of Roseimicrobium sp. ORNL1 DNA includes these proteins:
- a CDS encoding Gfo/Idh/MocA family oxidoreductase, whose protein sequence is MSKKYRVGIIGSTNRGNYGHGMDTAFTGLEAFEVVAVADDDPTGLAAAAKRLGITRQYSDYREMLGKEKLDIVGIGPRWLTERVPMVTAVAEAGCHVFVEKPLASSLRDSDAMLAACERAKVKAMMAHQLHLLPPVRQAFAEIKSGKYGRLLRIYGQPSDDARGGGEELIVHGSHFFDLMVDLAGPPRWVSAHLAVGDRDVTLADKREGREPIGPIAGDSAAVMLGFDHGVRGFWNSTANLDIGGVIYGLLIQCEKATIHMRPGGDIYIYPGPVIEPENEKRAWQKLWVESWHFDAEHKPRPMKDFIHRGNKLLLEGFLAAIEKDTEPPASMRAAGYITEIIQGTYASHFAGGKRLSIPLVDRKHPLEVG, encoded by the coding sequence ATGAGCAAGAAGTACCGCGTAGGCATCATCGGCTCCACGAACAGGGGTAACTACGGTCATGGCATGGACACCGCCTTCACTGGCTTGGAAGCCTTCGAAGTTGTGGCTGTGGCCGATGATGATCCTACAGGACTGGCCGCCGCCGCGAAGAGGCTGGGCATCACGCGTCAATATTCCGATTACCGAGAAATGTTGGGCAAGGAGAAGCTGGACATCGTGGGCATCGGTCCACGCTGGCTCACAGAACGTGTGCCCATGGTCACAGCCGTGGCGGAAGCGGGTTGCCATGTGTTTGTGGAAAAGCCGCTCGCATCCTCATTGAGGGATTCAGATGCGATGCTCGCGGCCTGCGAACGCGCCAAGGTGAAAGCCATGATGGCGCACCAGCTTCACCTGCTGCCGCCCGTGAGGCAGGCGTTCGCGGAAATCAAATCAGGCAAGTACGGCAGACTCCTGCGCATATATGGCCAGCCCTCGGATGATGCACGTGGCGGTGGTGAGGAACTGATCGTCCACGGCTCGCACTTCTTCGACCTCATGGTGGATCTTGCCGGTCCTCCCCGCTGGGTGAGCGCGCATCTGGCCGTGGGAGACCGGGATGTGACTCTTGCGGATAAGCGTGAAGGCCGCGAACCCATCGGCCCCATTGCCGGAGACTCCGCGGCCGTGATGCTGGGGTTTGACCATGGCGTGCGCGGCTTCTGGAACTCCACGGCAAACCTCGATATTGGCGGTGTCATCTATGGTTTGCTCATTCAATGTGAGAAGGCCACGATCCACATGCGTCCCGGCGGGGATATCTATATCTATCCCGGACCTGTCATCGAGCCGGAGAATGAAAAGCGCGCATGGCAGAAACTTTGGGTGGAGTCATGGCATTTCGATGCCGAGCACAAGCCGCGACCCATGAAGGATTTCATCCACCGGGGAAACAAGCTGCTGCTGGAAGGATTCCTTGCTGCGATTGAAAAGGACACCGAACCACCAGCGAGCATGCGAGCGGCGGGCTACATCACGGAGATCATCCAGGGCACCTATGCCTCCCACTTTGCCGGAGGAAAGCGACTGTCCATTCCGCTGGTGGATCGGAAGCATCCTTTGGAAGTGGGATGA
- a CDS encoding heme-binding protein translates to MARQLAHGFAFIFTTIVAVAASSAQLANQPPAPAWLNGSSKYEVKFDHEGKLLMGVLFVAADKEVEVKLNGVQVGIAKDATKAVSLDVTRYVGLGANTVILQSKDGSPAKVAALMELNGDLAARRWVYSDESWSTPQGKATTAGLIDADPATDPFNFKQTFDAYNSWQLAKRDQQSQATDPSTFKLPPGFKVELIRSALPEEGSWVAMTFDPKGRAILAMEKKGLLRVDPDGKTQVIEDTLLECRGLLYARGYLYAHANNTKALYRLRDVDGDGVLEEKQELMRTEGGVGHGRNHIKAGPGGSIWVVNGNNVLLPSPLAPSSPLRNYSSDQPLPNPWDSVMFDGTVELPAGHVLQVSPTGDKVELMAGGLRNALDIAFNRDGELFTFDADMERDVGASWYMPTRVLHVVSGADFGWRRGTGRYPAWYADTHPSVVDIGLSSPTAIFFGYGGKIPAKYQEALFICDWSYGRIIAVHLKPDGASYKGEQETFITGRPLNVTDGCIGPDGALWFTTGGRGTQSGLYRITYSGKIDHTAPSGDSEQLRDLRHALEAYHGGIPDGLQQRALIRSWDSLGHEDRFIRHAARLALEQLPVLLWKAKAVEDPNPGSWRHITALLALVRSGDASLFAEVMESLERIPRDTLDEERRLAVLRAMGVALARWGEPEEGMRARLAAMLEPQYPADSFPLNQELCRLLIRLKSPSVLEKSVKLVSVANSSEELLFYPMHLRYLKDGWNIASRRTVFEALNRAEKFNGASAYFKAIQDTRNELAAALPPAEALELASIIHPAKPVVLAPHAMPGHTFKAWKLEDLEAKLTQVGQGRSFEKGRAAAISAQCVFCHKMSNDTTLPAGVFGPELVQVSARFSRRDLLDHILNPSKVIDEKYLFVTITKNDGSQVTGSVEGEDDERVTLKPNPLSPETVEVGKTLIKKREVSTVSPMPVGLVNGLRMEQLLDLLAFIEAGGDPSHINFKTAIPAP, encoded by the coding sequence ATGGCACGTCAGCTTGCTCACGGTTTTGCTTTCATCTTCACAACCATCGTTGCGGTTGCGGCATCCAGTGCGCAACTTGCCAATCAGCCTCCTGCACCAGCTTGGCTGAATGGATCTTCGAAGTATGAGGTCAAGTTTGACCACGAAGGCAAGCTGCTGATGGGGGTGCTCTTTGTGGCCGCGGATAAGGAAGTGGAAGTGAAGCTGAACGGGGTACAAGTCGGCATTGCGAAAGACGCCACCAAAGCGGTGAGCTTGGATGTGACCAGGTACGTCGGGCTGGGCGCCAACACCGTCATTCTTCAGAGCAAGGATGGTTCTCCTGCAAAAGTGGCGGCACTCATGGAACTGAATGGCGATCTCGCGGCGAGGCGCTGGGTCTACTCGGATGAATCGTGGTCGACTCCCCAGGGCAAGGCCACGACCGCGGGGTTGATCGATGCAGATCCCGCCACAGACCCCTTCAACTTCAAGCAGACCTTCGACGCGTACAATAGCTGGCAGCTCGCGAAGCGGGACCAGCAGAGCCAGGCGACGGATCCGTCCACCTTCAAGCTGCCACCGGGATTCAAGGTGGAACTCATCCGCTCCGCGCTGCCGGAGGAGGGCTCGTGGGTGGCCATGACCTTTGACCCTAAGGGACGGGCGATTCTAGCGATGGAGAAGAAGGGGCTCCTGCGTGTGGACCCGGATGGGAAGACACAAGTCATTGAAGACACATTGCTGGAGTGTCGCGGGCTGTTGTATGCGCGGGGTTATTTGTATGCACACGCCAACAATACCAAGGCGCTCTACCGGCTTCGTGATGTCGATGGTGATGGCGTTCTCGAAGAGAAGCAGGAACTCATGCGTACCGAGGGTGGGGTAGGGCACGGTCGCAATCACATCAAGGCCGGTCCCGGCGGAAGCATCTGGGTGGTGAACGGGAACAATGTGCTCCTTCCCAGTCCGCTCGCGCCATCATCTCCTCTGAGAAACTACAGCTCTGATCAGCCGCTGCCGAATCCTTGGGATTCGGTGATGTTTGATGGCACCGTCGAACTTCCGGCAGGCCATGTGCTTCAGGTGAGCCCCACTGGGGACAAGGTGGAACTCATGGCTGGAGGTCTCCGCAATGCGCTTGATATCGCTTTCAATCGGGATGGAGAACTCTTCACCTTCGATGCCGATATGGAGCGCGATGTGGGTGCCTCGTGGTATATGCCAACACGTGTCTTGCATGTCGTGTCCGGCGCCGACTTCGGCTGGCGGCGCGGCACAGGGAGATATCCCGCCTGGTATGCGGACACGCATCCGAGTGTGGTGGACATTGGGCTCTCTTCTCCGACCGCCATATTCTTTGGGTATGGTGGCAAGATACCGGCCAAGTATCAGGAAGCGCTCTTCATCTGCGACTGGTCGTATGGCCGCATCATCGCCGTGCATCTCAAACCCGACGGTGCCAGCTATAAAGGAGAGCAAGAGACCTTTATCACGGGCCGTCCTCTGAATGTGACGGATGGCTGCATCGGTCCCGATGGTGCGTTGTGGTTCACTACGGGTGGTCGCGGCACGCAAAGCGGTCTGTATCGCATCACCTACAGCGGCAAGATTGACCATACAGCGCCAAGCGGAGACTCCGAACAGTTGCGTGATTTGCGCCATGCTCTGGAAGCCTATCACGGAGGCATTCCTGATGGACTCCAGCAACGCGCGCTGATACGGTCCTGGGATTCCCTCGGTCACGAGGACCGATTTATCCGCCATGCTGCTCGGCTGGCGCTTGAGCAACTCCCTGTACTACTGTGGAAGGCGAAGGCCGTGGAAGACCCGAATCCTGGTTCGTGGCGTCACATAACCGCGCTTCTGGCATTAGTGCGAAGTGGTGATGCCAGCTTGTTTGCAGAAGTCATGGAGTCCCTGGAACGGATACCACGGGACACACTGGATGAAGAACGGCGGTTGGCGGTATTGCGTGCCATGGGTGTGGCGCTTGCGCGTTGGGGTGAACCGGAGGAGGGGATGCGTGCCAGATTGGCCGCAATGCTGGAGCCACAGTATCCGGCGGATTCCTTTCCGCTGAATCAGGAGTTGTGCAGACTGCTCATCCGCCTGAAATCCCCGAGCGTCCTTGAGAAGAGTGTGAAGCTCGTGAGCGTCGCGAATTCCTCGGAGGAGCTTCTGTTCTACCCGATGCATCTCCGCTATCTCAAGGATGGCTGGAACATTGCATCGCGACGTACGGTCTTCGAAGCGCTGAACCGCGCGGAGAAGTTCAATGGCGCGAGCGCGTACTTCAAGGCCATTCAGGACACGCGCAACGAACTGGCTGCGGCGCTTCCACCTGCAGAGGCTTTGGAGCTCGCGTCTATCATCCATCCAGCGAAGCCCGTCGTCCTCGCACCTCACGCGATGCCCGGACACACTTTCAAGGCATGGAAACTGGAGGACCTGGAGGCGAAGCTCACGCAAGTGGGGCAGGGGAGATCCTTTGAGAAAGGCAGGGCGGCTGCCATCAGCGCGCAGTGCGTGTTCTGCCACAAGATGAGCAATGACACGACGCTGCCGGCGGGTGTGTTCGGTCCAGAGTTGGTGCAGGTGTCCGCCCGCTTCAGCCGACGCGATCTGCTGGATCACATTCTGAATCCTTCGAAGGTCATCGATGAGAAATACCTCTTCGTCACCATCACCAAGAATGATGGTAGCCAGGTAACCGGCAGCGTGGAAGGAGAGGACGACGAGCGTGTGACCTTGAAGCCCAATCCACTCTCACCCGAGACCGTGGAGGTAGGCAAGACATTGATCAAAAAGCGCGAGGTATCCACCGTCTCGCCCATGCCCGTGGGTTTGGTGAATGGCTTGCGCATGGAGCAGTTGCTGGACCTTCTGGCTTTCATCGAAGCCGGAGGTGATCCTTCGCACATCAACTTCAAGACTGCTATTCCCGCACCATGA